Proteins found in one Limanda limanda chromosome 18, fLimLim1.1, whole genome shotgun sequence genomic segment:
- the naa30 gene encoding N-alpha-acetyltransferase 30, protein MATVPTGPSNALPASPAEIPPFPGAGSAEPAGGDGAPVCHGEGCLPAGTGTTSGPVSEGKGSLKAKQKNMLARASPAPLHLKMQAREQQQVNGLASPSEEANSHQHPGTRPDNPRPAMDTCDSSSSSGSSEEAPAARHNSEHCQHEGHSPCSKNGSLSPLVNNSVNGIPGFSRADETHGHLGDEGKEEFDHTEPPRPPDAARPGGQEGTADPEQQQQPPAAELARLDLNRSPGRVKEDGHGIRYVRYESELQMPWIMRLITKDLSEPYSIYTYRYFIHNWPQLCFLAMVEQECVGAIVCKLDMHKKMFRRGYIAMLAVDSKHRRKSIGTNLVKKAIYAMVEGDCDEVVLETEITNKSALKLYENLGFVRDKRLFRYYLNGVDALRLKLWLR, encoded by the exons ATGGCCACAGTGCCGACCGGGCCTAGCAACGCACTGCCTGCATCCCCGGCTGAAATTCCTCCTTTCCCCGGGGCTGGGAGCGCGGAGCCGGCGGGGGGAGACGGAGCACCGGTCTGCCACGGGGAGGGCTGCTTACCCGCCGGTACAGGGACGACGTCAGGGCCGGTAAGCGAAGGGAAAGGGTCTTTGAAGGCGAAGCAGAAAAACATGCTAGCTCGAGCTAGCCCGGCGCCGCTGCACCTTAAAATGCAAGCccgagagcagcagcaggtgaacgGCCTGGCGAGCCCCTCCGAGGAGGCGAACAGCCACCAGCACCCGGGGACCCGACCTGACAACCCGAGGCCGGCCATGGACacctgtgacagcagcagcagcagcggcagcagtgAGGAGGCTCCGGCCGCCAGACACAATAGTGAGCACTGCCAACACGAAGGCCACAGCCCCTGCTCCAAAAACGGCAGCCTCTCTCCCCTGGTTAACAATAGCGTGAACGGGATACCGGGCTTCTCCAGAGCCGACGAGACCCACGGTCACCTCGGGGACGAAGGGAAGGAGGAGTTCGACCACACGGAGCCGCCGAGGCCGCCGGACGCTGCGAGGCCCGGCGGGCAGGAGGGCACCGCCGacccggagcagcagcagcagccgccggCCGCTGAGCTGGCCCGGCTCGACCTAAACCGGTCCCCCGGCCGAGTAAAAGAGGACGGCCACGGCATCCGATACGTCCGCTACGAGTCCGAGCTGCAGATGCCGTGGATCATGAGACTGATCACCAAGGACTTGTCTGAGCCTTATTCTATATACACGTACAGGTACTTCATCCACAACTGGCCGCAGCTCTGCTTTCTG GCCATGGTGGAACAGGAGTGTGTCGGAGCCATCGTATGTAAGCTCGACATGCACAAGAAGATGTTCCGCCGTGGCTACATCGCCATGCTGGCCGTGGATTCAAAACACAGAAGGAAAAGCATTG GCACTAATCTGGTGAAGAAGGCCATCTATGCCATGGTGGAGGGCGACTGTGACGAG GTGGTATTGGAGACGGAGATCACCAACAAATCAGCCCTGAAGCTGTACGAGAACTTGGGTTTTGTCAGAGACAAGCGGCTGTTCAGATACTACCTGAATGGAGTGGATGCGCTGCGGCTCAAACTGTGGCTTCGCTAA
- the actr10 gene encoding actin-related protein 10 codes for MPLFDGLGSGGEKTAIVIDLGAAYTKCGFAGETGPRFIIPSEIRKPGQQQAVKVVQYNINTEELYVILKEFIHILYFRHLLVNPRDRRVVIIESILCPSHFRETLTKVFFKQFEVPSVLFAPSHLMAIMTLGINSGLVMDCGHTETLVLPVYECTPILPAWEALPLGGKAIHKELDGLLVEQCTVDTDTATGQSVPAIIGTIPEETVEDIKVRTCFVSDLQRGLNIQEAKFNLDGTTERPAPPPDVEYPLDGEKILHIKGSIRDSVMEILFEQDNEEKSVASLILDALVKCPIDTRKVLSENLVVIGGTAMLPGFLHRLLAEIRLLVEKPKYSNVLASKSFRIHAPPAKPNCTAWLGGAIFGALQDVLGSRSVSRDYYNQTGRIPDWCCLSSPPPESLYEAGKTPPPLMKRAFSTEK; via the exons ATGCCATTATTTGATGGTCTGGGCAGCGGAGGAGAGAAGACTGCGATCGTCATCGATTTAGGAGCAGCGTACACAAA ATGTGGCTTCGCAGGGGAAACGGGGCCAAGGTTCATAATTCCGAGCGAGATCCGGAAACCAGGACAGCAGCAG gctgTCAAGGTGGTTCAGtacaacatcaacacagaagAGCTTTATGTCATACTCAAAGAGTTTATCCACATACTGTACTTCAG ACACCTGCTGGTGAACCCTCGCGACAGAAGAGTGGTCATCATCGAGTCCATCCTCTGCCCTTCTCACTTCAGAGAGACTCTCACCAAGGTTTTCTTCAAACAGTTTGAG GTGCCCTCTGTGCTGTTTGCCCCAAGTCACCTTATGGCCATCATGACTTTGGGCATCAACTCTGGCCTGGTGATGGACTGTggccacacagagacactggtgCTGCCT GTGTATGAGTGCACTCCCATTCTGCCAGCCTGGGAGGCTCTGCCTTTGGGAGGGAAAGCCATTCATAA AGAATTAGACGGCCTTCTCGTGGAACAGTGCACGGTAGACACAGACACCGCCACTGGGCAGAGTGTACCAGCCATCATCG GGACCATCCCGGAGGAGACTGTGGAGGATATCAAAg TGAGAACATGTTTTGTCAGTGACCTGCAGAGAGGACTCAATATCCAAGAAGCCAAATTTAACTTGGATGGAACAACAGAG cgtccagctcctcctccagatgtTGAATATCCACTGGATGGGGAGAAAATCCTGCACATTAAAGGGTCAATCAG gGACTCTGTGATGGAGATCTTGTTTGAACAGGACAACGAGGAGAAGAGTGTGGCCTCGTTGATACTTGACGCTCTGGTCAAG tgCCCCATCGACACCCGTAAAGTGCTCTCTGAGAACCTGGTGGTGATCGGAGGCACGGCCATGCTGCCGGGCTTCCTGCACCGTCTGCTGGCAGAAATACGCCTCCTGGTGGAGAAGCCCAAGTACAGCAACGTGCTGGCCAGCAAGAGTTTCCGAATACACGCTCCGCCCGCTAAGCCCAACTGCACCGCCTGGCTCGGAG GTGCGATCTTCGGGgcccttcaggacgtcctgggGAGCAGGTCGGTGTCACGTGACTACTACAACCAAACAGGTCGCATCCCAGATTGGTGCTGCCTGAGCTCCCCTCCACCCGAGTCTCTGTATGAAGCTGGAAAGACTCCTCCTCCACTAATGAAGAGAGCcttctccacagagaagtag